One stretch of Penaeus vannamei isolate JL-2024 chromosome 7, ASM4276789v1, whole genome shotgun sequence DNA includes these proteins:
- the LOC113814680 gene encoding uncharacterized protein: MFGVSNLAKLISSALKDKEAALDDRDSAGSGEVVHETTSSFFSSSVPDAPSTSPSTSSSSSTSSSTSTSSSTSTTENSTPVAGDPPSAEEERGATEKDEETTDATKSLQELLKALAGNEKKGEGEGEGNGDGEGEGKGEGEEEKNKTTGVKFVPATAGQFGELGTGSKLMEYLPDLSQYSIEAGNYGAIAGAGAVALMALGAVFAVPAAPVILRRAGMDGWSGLPSFSDLFSWWTAPDPAALTWADKNDDGAGFYDDDEGGYYYNGGGEGVYYDSEGYAVPAAGGSGYYADNQYQYYTYDTTGSGSEDAHQYTDSQGNTVASAPAPAPALAPVPGGFLVRADQVPTTRAPARSRGPPHGMRRPLWKWNKNRRKDTVDGHEYVTLEEINRIGDESMRILSDLAQGHFARRRGQARQAPPPRRLTIGGVEQQGHQQEQENQQIFSQSSLTQEAAAEHDPSTDAEGYPIRFSLTDESQLLEKDEADQQERPNGGYRRRNLGYLYPGAEAEEDVGSPRTSQVDAPLKVAEDEFPYKFHKEG, encoded by the exons ATGTTCGGCGTCTCAAACTTGGCCAAGCTCATCTCCAGCGCCCTCAAGGACAAGGAAGCGGCCCTCGACGACAGGGACAGCGCGGGCTCTGGTGAGGTCGTCCACGAAacgacctcctccttcttctctagtTCGGTCCCCGACGCTCCTTCGACCTCCccatcaacctcctcctccagctcgacctcctcctccacctcgacctcctcctccacctcgacgaCCGAGAACTCCACGCCCGTCGCAGGAGACCCACCCTCggccgaggaggagaggggcgcgacggagaaggacgaagagacaACAGACGCCACCAAGAGCCTGCAGGAACTCCTGAAGGCTCTCGCAGGCaacgaaaagaagggagagggagaaggagaaggaaacggagatggagagggagaaggaaaaggagagggagaggaagagaagaacaagacgaCTGGCGTGAAATTCGTTCCGGCAACAGCTGGCCAG ttCGGCGAGTTGGGCACAGGATCCAAGCTGATGGAGTACCTGCCGGACCTCTCTCAGTACAGCATCGAGGCGGGCAACTACGGAGCCATAGCAGGTGCCGGCGCCGTGGCCCTCATGGCACTCGGGGCCGTCTTCGCTGTTCCTGCGGCGCCCGTTATACTTAG GCGCGCTGGCATGGACGGCTGGTCAGGCCTCCCGAGCTTCAGCGACCTCTTCTCGTGGTGGACGGCGCCCGACCCCGCGGCGCTCACGTGGGCGGACAAGAACGACGACGGGGCGGGCTTCTACGACGACGACGAGGGCGGCTACTACTACAACGGCGGCGGAGAGGGCGTCTACTACGACTCCGAGGGCTACGCGGTACCTGCGGCGGGAGGTAGCGGGTACTACGCGGATAACCAG TACCAGTACTACACCTACGACACGACAGGCAGCGGCAGTGAGGACGCCCACCAGTACACCGACTCCCAAGGCAACACCGTCGCCTCCGCCCCcgctcccgcccccgccctcgcgcCCGTCCCCGGTGGGTTCCTCGTGCGGGCGGACCAGGTGCCCACCACCCGCGCCCCCGCCCGCTCGAGGGGGCCGCCCCACGGCATGAGGCGCCCGCTCTGGAAATGGAacaagaacaggaggaaggacaCGGTGGACGGGCACGAATACGTCACGCTGGAGGA gATCAACCGCATCGGCGACGAGTCCATGCGGATCCTGAGCGACCTCGCCCAGGGCCACTTCGCGCGCCGCCGGGGACAGGCCCGCCAGGCGCCCCCCCCGCGGCGGCTGACGATCGGCGGCGTGGAGCAGCAGGGGCATCAGCAGGAGCAGGAGAATCAACAGATATTCTCGCAGAGCTCCCTGACGCAGGAGGCCGCGGCGGAACACGACCCCAGCACGGACGCCGAGGGCTACCCCATCCGCTTCAGTCTGACCGACGAGAGCCAGCTGCTGGAGAAGGACGAGGCAGACCAGCAGGAGAGACCCAACGGCGGGTACAGAAGGCGCAACCTCGGTTACCTGTACCCGGGTGCCGAGGCCGAGGAGGACGTCGGCAGCCCGAGGACGAGCCAAGTTGACGCCCCGCTCAAGGTGGCCGAGGACGAGTTTCCTTACAAGTTCCACAAGGAgggctag